In a genomic window of Occallatibacter riparius:
- a CDS encoding zinc-dependent metalloprotease has product MSRFVRVLFAAAAVASAVASAPHAHAADATQSLSQKIAGMERKDGLFPLDWEAKAGKLYLEIPRFDQDFLLLDQLPHGMGSNDIGLDRGQLGRGHVVHFSRVGGKVLLIEPNLDFRSSATDPDERMAVTQSFAESVLWGFTVEAEENGRVLVDATNFFLRDAHGVAESLRATGQGAYRLDPSRSAIALENTKAFPKNTEVEAMLTFASEGLPKGEHVAEVTPDPHAITIREHTSMIELPDAGYKPRRFDPRAGYFGVSYRDYSVPVGEPLDQRFIARHRLEKKDPNAAISEPVKPIIYYVDRGAPEPIRSALVEGANWWAQAFEAAGFKNAFKVEVLPEGADPMDIRYNMIQWVHRYTRGWSYGEAVTDPRTGEIIKGQVTLGSLRSRQDYLIAEALLAPYIDGKPIPKDMEAMVLARTRQLAAHEVGHTLGLMHNFAASSIAQGTSVMDYPHPLITLDASGRPELSHAYATGIGAWDMAAIKYGYTQFAPGADEHAALDKLLRDDEAAGLRYMTDEDARPLGSAHPYAHLWDNGGSAPAELTRILQVRKAALARFSEDAIRPGTPMAQLEDTFVPLYLLHRYQTEAAAKSIGGLNYRYAVRGDGGMVTELLPPDQQRDALKAVLQTLSPENLTVPESLLKIFPPRPPEYPRTRESFGAHTGLTFDATGPVEAATNLTSSLLFNPARASRLIEDHARDESQPGLEEVLDAVLSATWKSPRQNSLAAQTQITVEHIVLNHLLGLAADNQASAEARGIARAKAVELKDWLATQRSNAAGDLTAHRSAGQAEIDRFLREPEKFAPAAELPTPPGQPIGDDLGDASLE; this is encoded by the coding sequence ATGAGCCGATTCGTTCGTGTCCTGTTCGCCGCTGCCGCAGTTGCGTCCGCCGTCGCCTCCGCGCCCCATGCGCATGCCGCCGACGCTACTCAGAGCCTGAGTCAAAAGATTGCCGGCATGGAGCGCAAGGACGGCCTCTTTCCGCTCGATTGGGAGGCGAAAGCAGGCAAGCTCTACCTTGAGATTCCGCGCTTCGACCAGGATTTCCTTCTGCTCGATCAATTGCCGCACGGCATGGGCTCCAACGACATCGGCCTCGATCGCGGACAACTCGGCCGCGGCCACGTGGTGCATTTCTCCCGCGTCGGCGGCAAAGTCCTGCTGATCGAGCCCAACCTGGACTTCCGTTCTTCGGCAACCGATCCCGACGAGCGCATGGCGGTGACGCAGTCCTTTGCCGAGTCGGTGCTGTGGGGATTCACAGTCGAAGCGGAAGAGAACGGCCGCGTGCTGGTGGACGCTACAAACTTCTTTCTCCGCGATGCCCATGGCGTAGCCGAATCGCTACGGGCCACAGGCCAGGGCGCGTATCGTCTCGACCCCAGCCGAAGCGCCATCGCGCTTGAAAACACGAAAGCATTCCCGAAGAACACCGAAGTTGAAGCCATGCTGACGTTCGCATCCGAAGGCTTGCCGAAGGGCGAGCATGTAGCCGAGGTCACGCCCGATCCGCACGCCATCACCATCCGCGAGCACACGTCGATGATCGAGTTGCCCGATGCCGGATACAAGCCACGCCGCTTCGATCCGCGCGCAGGATACTTCGGCGTCAGCTACCGCGATTATTCCGTGCCTGTCGGCGAGCCGCTCGATCAGCGCTTCATCGCGCGCCATCGCCTCGAAAAGAAGGACCCCAACGCCGCAATCAGCGAGCCCGTGAAGCCCATCATCTATTACGTCGATCGCGGCGCACCCGAACCTATCCGCTCGGCACTCGTGGAAGGCGCGAACTGGTGGGCGCAGGCATTCGAAGCGGCGGGCTTCAAGAACGCTTTCAAAGTCGAAGTGCTCCCCGAGGGCGCTGACCCCATGGACATCCGCTACAACATGATCCAGTGGGTGCACCGCTACACGCGCGGCTGGAGCTATGGCGAGGCGGTCACCGACCCGCGCACCGGCGAGATCATCAAGGGCCAGGTCACTCTGGGCAGCCTGCGCTCGCGCCAGGATTACCTGATTGCCGAGGCGCTTCTCGCACCCTACATCGACGGCAAGCCGATCCCCAAAGACATGGAAGCGATGGTGCTGGCGCGCACACGGCAACTCGCCGCGCACGAGGTAGGCCACACGCTGGGGCTGATGCATAACTTCGCGGCGTCTTCCATCGCGCAGGGCACATCGGTGATGGACTATCCGCACCCGTTGATCACGCTCGACGCCAGCGGCCGGCCTGAACTGTCGCATGCCTACGCAACCGGAATCGGCGCGTGGGATATGGCCGCCATCAAGTATGGCTACACGCAGTTCGCGCCGGGCGCCGATGAACACGCCGCGCTCGACAAACTCCTGCGCGACGACGAAGCCGCCGGCCTGCGCTATATGACCGATGAAGATGCACGCCCGCTCGGCAGCGCGCACCCTTACGCGCATCTCTGGGATAACGGCGGATCCGCACCCGCGGAACTCACGCGCATCCTGCAGGTTCGCAAAGCGGCGCTGGCGCGCTTCAGCGAAGACGCTATTCGTCCCGGCACTCCCATGGCGCAACTTGAAGACACCTTCGTCCCGCTCTACCTGCTGCACCGCTATCAGACTGAAGCCGCGGCCAAGTCGATTGGCGGGCTCAATTATCGGTATGCCGTGCGCGGCGATGGCGGCATGGTCACCGAACTCCTTCCGCCCGATCAGCAGCGCGACGCGCTCAAGGCCGTGCTCCAAACGCTTTCGCCTGAGAACCTCACTGTACCTGAGTCGTTGCTGAAGATCTTTCCGCCGCGCCCGCCGGAGTATCCCCGCACGCGCGAGTCCTTCGGCGCTCACACCGGATTGACCTTCGATGCAACGGGACCTGTGGAAGCCGCTACGAACTTGACGAGCTCGCTCCTCTTCAACCCAGCACGCGCTTCGCGGCTGATAGAGGATCACGCGCGCGACGAAAGCCAGCCTGGCTTGGAAGAAGTGCTCGACGCGGTTCTCTCAGCAACATGGAAATCACCGCGCCAGAATAGCCTCGCGGCGCAGACTCAGATCACAGTTGAACACATCGTGCTCAATCATCTGCTTGGCCTCGCAGCGGACAATCAGGCTTCGGCCGAGGCGCGTGGGATCGCCCGAGCGAAGGCGGTGGAGCTGAAGGACTGGCTCGCAACCCAGCGTTCCAATGCGGCCGGCGATCTCACCGCGCACAGGTCAGCAGGCCAGGCTGAGATCGATCGCTTCCTGCGCGAGCCGGAGAAGTTCGCCCCCGCTGCCGAACTGCCCACGCCGCCCGGCCAGCCGATCGGCGATGACTTAGGGGATGCCTCGCTGGAGTGA
- a CDS encoding bactofilin family protein, which produces MWKQKPENVSVPAFVPIPEPVRPAAPLPAADARPRAAFAGSDQTSLNKGIVVKGHISGTDPLFIDCTVEGTISIPGERVTIGKNGHVIAAKSGEPGPCITAREIVILGSVTGSVFASDRVDLRAQASLAGDVSTARVSIEDGAYFRGGIDIRRDQKPAQPATAEASSADAPAEAQPAEAVEVQLSL; this is translated from the coding sequence ATGTGGAAGCAGAAGCCAGAGAACGTTTCAGTTCCAGCGTTTGTCCCCATCCCTGAACCGGTTCGCCCGGCTGCTCCTCTACCGGCCGCTGACGCGCGGCCGCGTGCCGCGTTCGCCGGTTCTGACCAGACCAGCTTGAACAAGGGCATTGTGGTCAAAGGCCATATCTCTGGCACCGATCCGCTTTTCATCGATTGCACCGTCGAAGGCACAATTAGCATTCCCGGCGAACGCGTCACCATCGGCAAGAATGGCCACGTGATCGCGGCGAAAAGCGGAGAACCGGGTCCCTGCATCACCGCGAGGGAAATCGTGATCCTCGGTTCGGTCACCGGCAGTGTTTTCGCCAGCGACCGGGTCGACCTTCGTGCCCAGGCCTCGCTGGCCGGCGATGTGAGCACCGCCCGCGTCAGCATCGAAGACGGCGCCTACTTCCGTGGTGGCATTGACATCCGGCGCGACCAAAAGCCGGCCCAGCCCGCCACCGCCGAAGCGTCGTCCGCTGACGCTCCCGCGGAAGCTCAGCCGGCCGAAGCGGTAGAAGTCCAGTTATCTCTTTAG